The nucleotide sequence AGAATTCCATCTTTTGAAATATTGGctgtttttttagggaaaaaaatggTGCAAAATGTGCAACATAAGAAATGAAGATCATCCCTATTATTTCCAATATACGATTAGTGGTTCCCAACATTTAATACGAACCGAGGGCTCTTACATTAGCAATAATTTGTACGAAATTGTTAGGAATAAAATGCACATTGCATACGTAAAACAAGGATTTATAAGAATGTTAAATGAGTGAACGATTTATGAGAAAGTTAAATGAATGCCATATGATAGAACCTGGAACGGATAGAAATTGCGTGAAACTTTATATAATACAAAATAATTGCACCACACTATTTGTTTAAGACATTGCAAAACAAACTTTCATCGACGAAAATAGGGACACTGGATATATGGATAACATAATGAATAACTGAACTCTAGGGTAAACTTTCATCGACCAAAAAAATTCATAGGTACCGATGGGTAAAAACTCCAACGAGCATCTGGCATTTTGCCAAATAGACCCACAATCGTAACTAAAACTTAAGTGACTCACTCACTGACTCCAAACTATTACATATAACCAAGAAAAAATCATGATACTGAACATTCATTTTATGTATTATCACTTCACAGAGAAGTCTAGTATTGTCTACGGTGACCAAAAAATCAAGCCACCACACATCTGTCACCATGAGATATGAAAAACCAGGCATTGCCCAAGCCAATCCAGCAACGCTCTATTTACCAATGTTGGACCTTGTTGGACACAGAAACAACACATTGATTCAACCCCAGCTTGTCCCATCATACGGGGTGACTTTAATGATAGACCAGACAAAACTCCTGCAAAATTCTTGATAAAGTTAAAACACAAGAAGAAAACGTAAACATGCAAATTACTAAGATAATAGAATAATTCCATACAGAAATTTGCAGACGAACCAGAAAAGGCTAAATATAAGACACGGCCCCATTGAAGCATGAACATCTACTGATTGAAGTTAAATCCACCCGAAGGCACAGAAGGAACCTCAGCGCTACCGAAGTTGAATCCTGATTGAGAAGCATCGCCTGGAGGCATGGTCTCATCTTCTTCCTCCAACCAGTATGTCTCAAGAATCTTCACAGCCTTTTCATAAATCTCTGTGTTGTCATGACTCTGGAGGTTCTCAATTTTCTCCAACCCCTCAGCATCATCAATCATCTGGGCATATAGATTCACATCACCATTATTGCCTATATTTTTATCCGCTTCTCCAACCTTCAAGATGTTTTCAAGGCCTTCCAGACAAACTGTCACAATCCTAGGATCGGGACAGATAAGAAGATCACACAAGGGCTTAATACACCCTTGACTTACTAGGTACCTGTCAACCATGGagaataattaatatttagcaagaaaaataaataacgaTGCCATAATATTAATAACCCTCCAGGGGAATATTGAAAATGCATCTCTCATACTTGATTTGTTCGTGAGATCCACCAGATGTAGCATTAGAAATAGCCCAAGCAGCCTCTTTCTTGATATCAAACTCAGCATTTTGAAGCAGACTCACCAGAGGACCAAATATATTGGCCTCGATCACAGCCTGTTAAATATTAGGAAATTAGGATATAAGAATTGAAGAAGTGTTCACTGCAATCAGAACTCGATCAATATCAAATTCTAATTATCATGCAGTTCAACTGTACCTGAATCTGCTGTTTATTCCCAGCTGTAATGTTTGATATGGTCCAGCAAGCTTCCTTCTTGATGCTTTTCTTATAATTATTGGTCAACAGATTGTATAGACAAGGAAGAGCCTGATGATTGATGATAACCTATGGGGCAAGGCACCAGGttaaaaccaacaaacaaacaatataaattatgaaaagCATGCTTCGACACTGAAATGCATCATTTCCGTAGTATAAATGATAAGATCTCAGCAGAAACTTGTTGACGTAACACGTGACCAAAAAATATTCAGAAAGAAATAGAGCTGGTCATTTCACAATCCAGGAAAAAATCAGTATTTGAATAACCTCAATCAAATTTAAAGAAAGGTTTGACATATGGATCAAGCAATAATCCAAAGAAAGGTTTGGCATATGACTCAAGCAATTACATTGAAATAGGTGTAACGATAACAACAAAACCTTAGTAATCTAACAAGCAAACGATAAAATGATTATTGTAACATAACAGATAGACAAAAAATGAAAGATGCATAACATCAGCAGAAGGTAACAATGCAATCAACAAGCATAAGACTCCAATAGTGAAAAGTAAAATGGAAACATTATAAGTTTATTATATCTGAAAGGACTGCTCAAGtttaaaacaaagagaaaatataagAGGTTGCAAATAATAATAAGTCATGCTATCAGTTTTTTTTAACGGCAAATGTTAGTGGTTAGTGTGCTCTGTTAGTGGGGATTGAGTGTGCTCTGTAAGTGTGAGTTGAACCTATGACCTCCCTATCACTCTAAGCCTCATACTCCCAGATCCGAAGCTAATaccaccaggccaacccaagtgggttactCTATGCCTTATGTTGGTAGTTAGTGTGCTCTGTTAGTGGGGGTTGAGTGTGATCTGTAAGTGCGAGTTGAACCCATTACCTCCCAATCACATTTAGTAAGCCTTATGTTTCTCCCCCCAAACCAAACATGATGTTCGTAACAAATAAAACCACAAGAAAATCACCGAGACAGAAAGGCAAAGTAACTTGTTGTGCATAACAAAACAACATGAGATGCCCCCGGGGTCAATACCTGAGTTTGCAAATCATCTCCAGTGACAATGTTTCCAACAGTACGAAGAGCAGGAATTAGCACTGAAGGAGATGGGTGCCTGAACAAGAGTAGAACATTcagaattataaaaaataaaaaaataaaaaaataaaaagctgcAGTGGCACATGCATTCTTGCACAGCCAAATTTGAGATGTGAGGTACTCACAATAGAAGCTCAACAAGTCGGGGACAAACACCAGCTTCAATTACAGCTTGAATTTTATCGTTTGTACCATCAGAAAGATATGATAGTGCCCAGCAGGCATCAGTCAAGACTTCTTCATCATTTGAATGTATAAGACCAGCAAGAGCAGGAAGTGCAGGTTTAACCTATAAAAAATAGTAGAATGTAAGATCCAAAAATAGAACACAATGGTAGTTAACACAACACGAGCAGTAAATCAAATATTGAGCAGATGGATAACCAACCCTTCAGGTTCACATACACAaccaacaaataataaaaaaaattgtactagTGGCTACTCTCCAATCGCATACTTTGCAATTTCATGATGGAAATGCATGAAAGAAAGTACAGATGAAAAAGCCAAACAATGTTATCCATAAGATCAGAAGTATTATGTATAATATTAAATGTAATACTCTAATCTATAGGGTAAGTAACCATACTCTTTTGCGACAGGACTAAGTTATTCGATTCATAGAGAATAAGCAACGCATATTTTTATACCTGATCAAAAGGAGGCTGTGGCTTGCCCCTGCAGAAGTTTGAAAGTGTCCAGGTAGCATTTCTCAGCATAGAAAGCTTCGCATGCTCATTCAATTGTGCCAAAAGAGGAACCAAAGCCCCGTGACCGAGAACAAGATCACGACATCTGGGAGAATCTCCAGCAACATTTCCTAATGCCCACACAGCctgcaaaacaaaaatcacacaGGAGAAATGATTAGTTTTCAAGAAAAGATATCATGGGTGCAACTACAATTTCCTACACACACAAAAGAGGTTAGGATccaatatttagaaaataataataataataatattcttagTTTCCCAAAGTTTCTGCATTTTAAAGGCAGATGAAGGTATGTTAAGACATGTCAAATATACCTGCTCACGGACATCGTCGCTGGAAGAAGCAAGGAGCTTCACAAAAATTGGGACAGCCCCATGGTCAATTACCACCTTAGTGTTTTCAGATGTTCCAGAAGCTATGTTTGTCAAAGCCCAAGCTGCCTCAAACTGCAACACACAATACATGATGTTAAGGTCATGTATCAGCAACATGGATGCATAGGTACGGTGGGTACATGAATTTTACAAAGTTAAGGGTATGGGTACGTCAATAATAAAACTTTTGagatttatatatatgataacaGGAAAAGAGTTATATTCAATTCACAACAAAACATCAcaataaaagttaaaacttcaaaaactaGGTTTGGTCACAACAATAAAGAaactcacaacaacaacaaccaagccttttcccactaagtggggtcggctacatggatcaaatgacgccatagtgttctatcaaaaaccatatttggatccaactcattgacctctaaatcttttctaatggtttctcaAATGGTTTTCCTAGGTCTacctctacctcttttaacctgactctcctccatttgatctactcttcttacaaataataataatcatatatgattatgtatttgtatttatatttatatatgaaaaaacaATAAAGTTCACTGGCGGCCGAATATAGAGAAAAAATAGAGTTCCAACAAGCACCATACATGTAAAGGTACCATGGTACGCATCTGGTACGGGTACTTGACAGTTTTACAAGTACACGTGCTTCAGAGATCAGCGACAACAAAACATTAATTGCTAATCATTActtaaatacacacaaataaAAACGAACAAAACAACAAACCTGCAACTGCGGAAAGTCTTCCCTCATCAGAAACTCGACAAAACGAGAAACAACACCAGTCTGTATAACCTCCTCAATCGGTGGAGTACGTTCTGCCACACAAATATCAAAGTCAATCAAAGATGCCTAAATTAATTActtcataaattaaaaacactaaACAGTAAAGTAGAGTAAttaatctaatctaatctaattcCGAACCAATAGATAGCAGCTTTCGAAACTGAGTCGTTGATTCAAGCTGCAAGTTATTATCATCACTCCACACACCAGCAACCATAGTTGGCAAATGTTCCaactgcaacaacaacaacatagaaaACGCAACTACAATTCAGAAATTTTTTAACCCTAACCTAATTCaaacaaatctaaaaaaattaataacaaattaAGCAAACTAATTCAAATTAAACAAGTGAGCAATCAGATTACGATTAATAAAGCTTTGATCAGAGTGATTACAAATAATAAGAAAGTTAATcgattaattgaaaaaaataacctTCTTCTCGACGACGTTAGAGTGAAGAGCGGAAGGAATCTGCTGAGGTTGAAGACCTTCGCGCCTCTTTTTGAGCAAACTCTCTTCACGACGATTCTTACGGATCTCAACCATGGTGTCTTCACGGCGACGGCGGCCTTCTTCGGCATCGACGGCGACCTTGTATCGGTTGCGACGGACCTCGGTCCTTGAGTTTGCGTTTGGACGATACGACATCGTTTAGAAGGAAGTGATCGAcggagaagagaaagaggcagTGGAGACTATACTGCTCTATTGGATGTTGATTTGATTGATGTATGAATGAAACTAACGGTAGGGTTTGTGTTTTGTACTAGTAGATTATTAAATAGAGAGAAAGACACCAAAAtttgtgatttctttttcttaagtttaaattttaaatcaattacCATTCATTTATGATAACTCCTCGTGGTTGCCTTGCACTTCTGATTCTTAATCTTTGGATTTATTTGGATAAACCACTTATTGTGCTTGCAGTTAAGCAATGATTTAGACGTTGTGTTATTTCTAACGATTCAACAAACACACTTAAATTTTGACAGTATCATTTCAGTCTGTAAATTATCACATTGCAGTCAAACATACTCTAATCAACATtaacaaatcatattttaactaatttcatcatcaacaatctaaaaaaaaaaaaaatcattgagaCATTTCACCGAACACATAAGAGTGCAATTTTTAAACAACTAAGAAATCTAACAATTTCTAAACCCTAAATTGCCGCATTGTACTCTAAACAACAATTCATAACTTAATTTGTCACtaaaaatgtataatttcttcaaaaaaaatcacaaaatttcaacaaaaaataagcaATGAAGTAAAATAAGAAACACTTACTTGTTCAATTGcgtgatttgatgatgatttgctTGAGTTTTGTGAAATCGCACTTGGAGGAAAAAAAATCGTATTTTGgatgttttgaaaatgaagggttgtgttttgttttgttgtattataacacttaagtcacgcagcgtgGCTTAACTCACACATGGGTATACTTGTCATATCAGTCGGGCGAGAGCATTTTATGTTGGGAGAAgggaaaaattcaaaataaaagaaggaGAGACGCCAAGGCTGGCCCTGTGCATAGGCCCGAGGTGCGACGGTCTAGGATCCAAGCTTGTAGAGGTCCAATTTTTTTCAGGGGTTCTATATagcaaaagttgtttttatagGGAATTTATATAGCGAATTGTAGTAGGGGACCTAACATGAACATAATTTTAAGccctaataataattttttgctaTACATCCCCCCAGCAAgtattttaaaacataaagtttACTATCAAATGAGTCATACAAAAACGTGGAAAATTTGGACAATGAAATGAAACTGagaaaattgatgataattcaagTGTTTCTAATGCATCTTGATAACAAATCAAATGATATTCTAGTTGAGAACCGATATACTGGAGAAATAAATCTTAATTTTTCCAGTGACAATCTTAGGCATTTCTCACATGCGATTTATTCAAGAAGACTAAGCACTGATGAGATTAATGGTCGAAAATTGTCAGTTTACTGCGAATATATTGACATTATATTGTTTTAGTTGTAAATTGTACAAACCTTCTACCTCTGGTAACTTGATTCCTACCAAGTGATTGGAAGCATGTTAACCAAAGACCCACACATCGTGAAAATAGTGTCGAATATGTGACTAATATGAATGCTTGGAATGAGTTAAgaataaaattggattaaattcataaaattgataaacacttgcaagaaaaattatgaaagagaaaaagtatCGAAGAGAGGTCTTGCATAAGATATTTTTAGTTATGAAATGTCTTGCTAGGAATAATCCTACCTACCCGtctttttggttaattttggTTCGGCCGCCCAaactttatttgttttgttattctttttcttttttagtaatATTATATAGCAAGGGGTGCATCTGACACGCGGTGTTTTGAGGCGTTAGCATAGTTGGGATGCAAAAACATCGTATTATggtccaagtttttttttaaatgttatatTGTGGTGACGTGGAGTGTCAGCATAGCTGGGATGTCAATTGCCGTAACTAATGTGAGTCTAATTCGtcgtttataaaaaaaatgatgttatgtaaggggtttatttttttctcacgTTTTGCCCAAGGGCCATAAAATGCCAGAAACGAGATTGGGAGACGCTCAACCAGAACGATACCATCAAGTAATCTTTGAATAATGTTTTGAGAAGAATGAAGATACCTTGTTTTGTAAG is from Medicago truncatula cultivar Jemalong A17 chromosome 1, MtrunA17r5.0-ANR, whole genome shotgun sequence and encodes:
- the LOC11440778 gene encoding importin subunit alpha-2 — translated: MSYRPNANSRTEVRRNRYKVAVDAEEGRRRREDTMVEIRKNRREESLLKKRREGLQPQQIPSALHSNVVEKKLEHLPTMVAGVWSDDNNLQLESTTQFRKLLSIERTPPIEEVIQTGVVSRFVEFLMREDFPQLQFEAAWALTNIASGTSENTKVVIDHGAVPIFVKLLASSSDDVREQAVWALGNVAGDSPRCRDLVLGHGALVPLLAQLNEHAKLSMLRNATWTLSNFCRGKPQPPFDQVKPALPALAGLIHSNDEEVLTDACWALSYLSDGTNDKIQAVIEAGVCPRLVELLLHPSPSVLIPALRTVGNIVTGDDLQTQVIINHQALPCLYNLLTNNYKKSIKKEACWTISNITAGNKQQIQAVIEANIFGPLVSLLQNAEFDIKKEAAWAISNATSGGSHEQIKYLVSQGCIKPLCDLLICPDPRIVTVCLEGLENILKVGEADKNIGNNGDVNLYAQMIDDAEGLEKIENLQSHDNTEIYEKAVKILETYWLEEEDETMPPGDASQSGFNFGSAEVPSVPSGGFNFNQ